DNA from Ananas comosus cultivar F153 linkage group 12, ASM154086v1, whole genome shotgun sequence:
TGCTAGCTAACATCTTACATTTTTGAAATCGAATTAGATCCTTCTTTAACTAATTGCTGATTCTGATCCATGATTTTTAGTTAGACCAATCTGTTTGTTGTCTTTTTTATTAAGTTGCCACTAATTATCCTGTAATTAATGCACAATGGACACGTGCTTGAGAAGGACGATCGTGGCCTAAACTCTAATGATTATATATCCATGCTATAAGGTCTTGAGTTTGAACTTTCTTTGACTAATGCGACCTTCAGCAGTAATCTCAGATTTTCCAGCAATGTTACTTTTTCATCGTGAAATGTGGAATTTTTTACTAGTGCGCCTTTTGTGCTCTAATCTATCTAGGCcagaattattttataaatgatGGAGATCAACGTGAATATACATTGGTAGAGAATTACGGCAAATCTCATATACCTATTCAAGATTACTTAAAAGTTCACGCTTATAACAACTATATGTTGCCATTTCCAGATATCAAAAATTGAAGAAAGGCCAGCCAATGGAAAACGAAGAAATGCTTCCTGTCTTTTCTAATGGAGCCACAAAATATGTTATCCTTGATGAACTGGACGATCAAGAGGATGATTCGTGATTTCACCAATTTTCAGGATCCGTTTATTACCACTTTGGTAAGATCACCTCGCTTATTATAAACACTCAACCTGTCTTGCCATGAATATTTACCTACTTTTATTTCTACTAGTATAATTTTCTTCATGCCAGGTTGATGGGCTGGAAAATTAGGACTTCGAAATTctaaaatcaaataatgatctgaaagattaaatattaccttctcttttcctttttcccaaGAAATATACGAACCGACACAAACTTCTAATGATACCTCGGTATCATCCTCTCCTAAATAATCACCTAAAATAATCAGTTTAAATGCCTACCAGTGATAAAATTGCAGGAAAATAGATCAATGAGTCGTCTAATCTGTTCTAAGTTAAAGATAACCAACCATATTGCAAGCAATCAAATTCTTCAGGGCTAGCCGTTCATTTCACCGGGTATTTTACTTCCTCTTTAATTTCTTAACCATGTTAAACAGGAATGATGCCCATCAAATCTTCGCATGTCATGGTGCGTTCAAATGGTTCACATACATTGGGCCTAGTCCTTTCTCGAGACATCATGATGAAGTATTATGGCATGTAAATAGCTTCACGACTACCACttgtcattaaaaaaaaaaaaaacattcatacTCTTCCTTGTCGCGCTTCGAGCGCTTCGAGATCTTGTTTTTCTCCCTCAGATTTTCGATACAGTTACAGCATGCCACAGCATAAAGCATCAGTGAGTCCGAGGCAAAGACGAGGACTTACTGATTCGGCGCCTGCATAATATTGATGTGAGTGATTTTGTTTTACTCGTTCGCTATTCTTTCgattatttgtttatttctcaagcttcatttgtaatttttctcaAATTGCTCGATATATATAGCTTGATTTATTGGAGTGCTTAGCTGGATATTTGAGGCAGGGGACCTGTATTTGTCATCTTGTAGTATGTAATGCGATCGGTGGAaatcataattttcttttctcttcattcCATATCCAGTTAtaaataaattcatcaaaatagTTGTCTCTCTCTACAAAGGATAAAACGCTTCTCCCACAACATCTCTACTTAATAGCCCACTTGTTGTCCCAACTGCCATGCTCCATAATGTACCCCCAAAAGTCccctcaaattaaaattttttggagTGTATATACCATGCAGTGCATTTATTCTGTTTTACGCCGCGATTGTCTTAAGTAGAATATTTAATGAACAAAGCATTTGTTTAATTGTTTGTTTTTATTGTGATGgagagttaaaattttataatttttattggctaaattatataaaattttcctgtcaaaattcgatttttcactttttttctccgtcatttaaaaacctacactttactttcttgtaaaataaaaaagtgcactTCACCCTCTACCGCTAGTAttccttaaaaaaatatttttttatactaaaaatacccctccgccctcttccctATTGCTTCACCTCCCTTCGCcctcttccctgttgcttcACCTCCCTccgcttcgccgccgccgcctcgcagcctcatcctcctccactgcctcgccctctcCCACATTCTCTTCGTTCTTCTCCGCCGCTCGCCCTAGCACGCGTCTCCATCCATCCCCACTCCGATCTCCTCCCTATCGTCGTCGAAATGGGGAGGCAACGCGAGTGCAGGAAGAGCGGGGGAGCATGTGGAGGAAAATAGAGTCGGAGCTGCGGCTGAGTAAGGCGCGAAGAACGGAAGAGGAGGGGTGACGAGGTCGGTTGCTCTTTACAATGTGCCCACGAGTTGGACGGAAGAGGCATCCTTAGTCAGGTTGAGCAGTGTGTGAATTCACCCGGGATCATGGTGACAGATATGTTTATGAGTGCCCTTCGTGGCATGCGATGTTGCGAAGCCCAGACCTTGACGCTTGAGGCGTGCGGATTAAGTCACGGGAGCGAAACGCGTGGGAGGCGAGACGCTTGGCTAGACTTATAATGGAACAAGTTGGGGGAGAACTTGTAATGTCCTTGGGGCTAGTGATGAAGGCAACAAGGCATTCGGTTATGAAGCATTCTCGAGAAGAGATCGGTTGGCAAGATTGGATGCacctagcttggtggccaaCCTCGGTATTGGAGTTGCTCGTTGGGAACTCAAGGAGTCCGACGAGGGGTTCGATTACAGGCGAAGGGTCGGGCCGTAAGTCTCgtggaggagcaagcttggcaaaatgcttggattggtattccgcTGTTTAGTCTGGGAGACTTATCCGTGGAGAGGACTCGAGAAGACTGGCTCGGGTGTGCGACACTTGAGCGCCCCCGTGACAAGTGGTAACGGAAGAGGAGGGGCGACGGTTGAGCGAGGTTGGGGGAGAAGACGAAGATAGTGAGGGCATTTTGGTTATTTTATCACGGTGTACCCCctgtaaacattttttattttacaagggggcaaagtgtaggttttaaatgacatgggaggaaagtgaaaaagcggatatTGACAAGGaggtttctgtaatttagccatttttattttaaaaaataattttgaagctTTTGTATTTTGCAGTAGAAAGATGTTATCGGGATTATTTAATGACCGTAGTTCCAACCTTACATTTTGAATTATCAAATAGCCAGGTTGAGTAACTCACGGACAAATCATTATATTTGCATCTCATTTGggcatgaataaaatttatctataaaTTTGTGGGTAGACAGCATCCTCATCCATACCCATGGGCAGGCGGATATGCGGGGTACGCGAaaggtgcttttttttttaatcttatatttttcaaacacaaaatatatataatttaaaaaatcataacataatttactattttaaatATCGCAACATGTTTAAAAtacacttaaaaaaaattatggttgaaattttagaaataggtaaaaacaaaacaacatgtcacttattttatttaatatatatatacacacgggTACCTGCGAATATTCGTGAGTCAGTCCAAAATACTTATAATTTAACGAGTATCAACTCGTTTTACCCATAAATTTTTGGGTAAAACAAATTAGTGCTCGTACCAATAAATTTATAGGTAATCCGCATGTACCCGCGCGGATGAATAAAGATCGCCGGTCCACTTTTTGTGCAGCTCTAGTTTGAATTGTGTTATTGGAAGCTATGCATACACTGGATCTGCAGcaagatttaaaacttcatTTGTTAAAAATGTAGCAGAGATGACCGCATTTAAAAGCGAAGGCTTGTTTGGCCAAACAAGCTACAAAACGAAAAAATCCAAGCCTAACTTATATACCGCTCTTGAACATGGGGACCTTGGGGTACACAACAGGGTCCCTCGAGCATTTCCCCTCGTTTGAATTATTTACCCGAAACTAACGTGCGTACCTCTTTtctccctacaaaagtcctccCGCGCATAATCCACCACTCTTTTCCCCTTCTTCCGCCCCCCCAGGCCCCACCTTTGCCGCTGGCTTTATTTGCCCCTTCCCCTGCGACAACAGCAGCTTCCTCTTCGCCGTCTTCATCCTCATCGCCACCCCTTCCGGCCGCGTCGTCTCCGCCAACACGACCTCCCCGCGCATCGTCTGGTCCGCCAACCGCGGCCGCCCCGTCCGCCGGAACGCCACGCTGGAATTCACCATCGGCGGCGACGTCGTCCTCCGCGACGTTGACGGGACAATCGTCTGGTCGACCAACACGTCGAACCGTTCTGTTGCGTCCCTAGCCCTCGCCCCGTCGGGCAATCTGGTGATCTTCGATTCGAAGAACCTCTCCGTCTGGCAATCCTTCGACCACCCGACGGACTCCCTCATCCTCGGGCAGCCTCTCAAGGTCGGGCAGCGGCTGACGGCCGATGCGGCCCCTGCCAACTCCTCTAAACGCATCTTCCACCTTTCCGTCCTCCCAGACGGCCTCTATGCGTCCATCGAATCCAATCCTCTGCAAGTCTACTACAAATTGCAATACAACAACAAAACGAAACCCACGAGCGGAGCAATCTCCGCAATTTTCCTCTCCGGCGGGCTCACGATCATCGACGGCAATCCCCCACTGCCGTCACTGTCGACACCGGCGCAATACATGAGATTGGAGATGGATGGGCACTTGAGGATCTATCAATGGAATGGAACAGTGTGGAAATTCATAAGTGATGCTCTCCATCTTGACGACTGCGCCTACCCGACGGTGTGCGGCGGTTACGGGATCTGTTCCAACGGGCAATGCAGTTGCCctagcggcggcagcggcggcagcagtAATAACAATCCCCAATTCTTCAATCTGATCAACAATCGGGAACCAAATCTCGGCTGCACCCCCGCGACTCCACTTTCTTGCCAATCTACTCAGGACCATCAGCTGCTCCCCCTCGTGAACGTCACCTACTTCGACGATTATGCTGACCGTTGGTCGACAGACGAGCAGAGCTGCAAGAATGCCTGCTTGAAGAATTGCTCTTGCCAGGCCGCCTTTTTTCGCTACGGTTTCAATTCCTCAAACGGGTCTTGTCATCTCCCGACGGAGGTCTTCTCGCTGGTGAGCACCCGACCGGAAGGCGTCGGCCAGAATTTCTCGGCATACCTTAAGGTACAAGTGATTCACCAGTCCACTTCCTCTAGAGGGAAGATTGTCACGGGTGCGGCTCACGGGGTTCTGATTCTTCTAATCGTCATAATCGGGGCAGCAATCGTGATTCTGCGGAGGAAAAAGGCGGCGCGTGAGGATGCCGAGGAGGATGTGTTCAAAGGGCTGCCAGGCTTGCCAAGGAGGTTCTCTTACAGTCAGCTTAAATCGGCCACAAACGGCTTCTCGACGAAGCTCGGGGAAGGGGGGTTCGGGCCGGTCTACGAGGGCCGGTTCGGAGATGCCAAAATCGCCGTCAAGTGCTTGAGTGATATCAAACAAGGGAGAGAGGAGTTCTTGGCGGAGGTGAAGACGATCGGCAGCGTTCACCACATCAATCTAGTGAGGTTGATCGGCTTCTGCTCCGATAAGTCCCGCCAACTTCTCGTCTACGAGTTCATGAGCAACGGATCGCTTGATAAATGGATATTCCACAATAAGGGCAACACCGCCGCCGCGGTGCTCGATTGGAAAACCAGGCTCAAGATCATCGTCGACATATCGAAAGGCTTGTCGTACCTCCACGAGGAGTGCAGCCAAAAGATTGTTCATTTGGACATCAAGCCCGGAAACATCCTGCTAGACGAGAAATTCACCGCGAAGATTTCCGATTTCGGGCTGGCCAAGCTCATCGACAGAGATCAGAGCCACGTCATGACACGAGTCCGGGGGACTCGCGGGTACATCGCGCCCGAGTGGTTAACTTCTACGATCACCGAAAAGGCCGATGTCTATAGCTTCGGAGTCGTCGTCATGGAAATCGTGAGCGGGCGAAAAAGCATAGACTCTTCGCAACTGGAGGGAAGCACTCACTTGATCAATCTGCTCCAGAACAAGATTAAGGCGGAGCGATTGTCGGATTTGGTCGACGGTCGCAGCACCGACATGCAATTGTGTAGATTCGACGTCGTCGAGGTGATAAAGCTCGCGATTTGGTGCCTGCAGGGGGAGATCAGTAAGAGGCCTTCAATGTCGCAGGTGGTGAAGGTTTTGGAAGGCTCGATGGATTACGAAACCAGCAAAGAGTACTCCAAGTTCATGAGTTCGAGTCCGGCTTTGTCGGCGTGGGCGGATATTTTCGACACTTCGGATCCGCCGTCGGCGCTGCAGCTGTCGGAATCGCGAATGTGAGAGGTGTGTTTCTGAAAAATTGGAATCACTGAACTTGTTTTGCTGTGCATTTTTGTAATTTGGTGTTGGAAATAGCTGTTGTATGAAGTTGTTTCTTGGTTGGATTGCCTTATACATAATAGAGAAACTTTGTTGCATCTTATTACTAATGTTGGTAAACATGTAATTAGAGTTctagtaaataatgtcgaaaaatttcacaatttaatttataaaaaagttaaatagttTGGATCGTATTCGTCGGTTCGATCGTATACCGTAGTATTTTATACCGTAGACCGTAGTATTTATACAGTAGAGGTAGAGCGGACTCGAAGAGAAGGCGCGAGAAGAGTCGAAGGCGTGGGGGTGTATGGCGCTCCGCATGAACAGATTCTGTATAACGGCTCTTACGTGGTGATACTATTCCCTGTACAAGGTCTACCACGTCACTTCATAGACCGGTGCTTTGTCGCAATTAAAGTTTTTGAATTGAAAACTTTTTATAAATAACAACTACGTTAGCTGTTGATCCTTAATTAGtaacaaaatcaacaattttccagataaaaaatagatagagTTGAAAAATATGAGTAAAATActgattaatttaattaaacaattaattttattaacttaaattgcttgaattaaaaaaaaaagcaaagaagtTGAAGTTCAAGAGCCTATTTTAAAATCACCTACAATTGAGGGGCcatcatacatttttaccatcaACAATGGACCATTTACAAAAACGATATcttctttaaatatttattttttagtatctaatttttaaaaaatataattttaatatcctACTGCTATActaatttctaataattttagaaattactGCATGCATGCTATGCATTCCAACAACTATACACCACTTTACCATTTACTAATCCTCTACATTATTTTatgctttaatttttattatttagctTATTACAGtagttttttattaaaaattatacaaattagAGACCAAAAAAAAGCATTATAATGTCTTTGCCATGCATTATTAAAAAGCTATAATGcactttttttgtaaatatctGAGATAGTGATTACTGAAATTAGAATTTCCAAAAAGGTTAATTAATTCAATGCAAACTTTTCCCCAGAAGAAAAACATCATAGACCCGGTCCTTCCAACATTTTTTCCATTGTGCGTATTCGCGGGAGCAAAGAACACTGGACCGCTCCAATCAGCATCAGAGTGTAGTGTGTGGTCTACAGCCTCAAACACCAGCTACGAATCTCTTCATTTATATAATTGTGCCAAATGAGGGTTTCGATTTCGCTGGAGAAACAAAGTGATGGATTGTTGCTGCTCCTCTTACGGGAtcgtctcctctctctctcccactacGCTTTTTCGCAACCCTAAGGTAAATTTTGCCCACCAAGTGTTTGATCATTTGCTCGTGTGTAGTTTGCTCATAGTTCGCACCCTCTCTGTAATTTTTGCACACATATGCTTTAAGAAACGAATCTAAAGCCCCTTTGGTGTTGCCTAAAGGAGTTGCGACGGAAACATGGGACACCTCGTGCAGTTTCAGTGGGACCATAGAAATTATATCTTAACAGAATCAGTGCGATCTACGTGACAAACGGAGTCAAGGAGTGTTTTTTTGCCCACTGTAGCATATCCTGCTGTTCGATGAAGTGTTATCTGAATAGTACCTTTAGAAGAAGCACTAAATTAGATTCTTTAAATAGGTCCTCCGCGCAGGAGAAGTAAAAGCGCCAAATTGGAGCTTGCGCTTTTGGGTCTCGGAATATCATAGACCTTTGGAAACTATAAAGCAATTTTAGGTTAAATTCATTCTTCTTCAACTGTGGAATTATACGTATTTACGTTTAACAATTGTTGGTGCAGGGATTTTGTTCTATAACTTATTCGAACAATTTCAATCACAAAGTGCCGTCCTCTCGTTCTAAGCGAGTTACCCAACTTAACTCAAGATCGTATAAATCGGTGGTGTTTGCTGAGTCTAGCTGGCAATCTTGGGATTTTGGCAGATTTGTTAAGACACTATACTTCTTCAACGGGCCTCCGAACCCTCTCAAGGTTGAGTTTTTTGCATCAAAgttactatattattttatactttcttAAATTTGGAATACTCTATTGCCTATATGATTTGTATTTGTACACAAAGTTTATGGAGTCACTGCTGGCAAAACTATCAAGTCCAAACTCAAGTCAACCGCTAGCAAAACCGGAGACTTCTGGTATAATCTTGGTTACCGGAGCCACAGGTGGAGTTGGGCGAAGAGTAGTCGACATCTTACGCAAGAAAGGATTACCTGTTCGCGTACTGGTATCCTTCTACACTAATGTTCTACATTCATTAGATACAGGGGCTTTTACGGATACGCACTTCAAAATCATTTATTAGTCGagacattcaaaaaaaaaaaatgttagttcCATTTATACCCTTGTAAAATGTGAATTTTCACAAACTTTGTCTTTGTATTAGAAGGTTCTTCAAAGAGAGGCATTTTTATCAGTACAAAGGTATATGTTTAAGTAGTTAAGTTTTTgaagagcatatatatatatatatataaaattcagattttgcagggatatgtgTAAATAGATCATTTTGCAGGGTACGTATGTAAATATTTCGTTGTTGCCAGCTTGCTCATCAGATgagtttttctttctattttctttttcatcaaatttcatgattttgtATGGACTTCCAGGTTAGAAAtgaagaaaaggcaaaaaacaTGTTAGGGTTGGACATAGACATGGTGAGCTTGTACGTTTATCAAGCATATCCTTTTTGGAAATTTCAATTCAAGATTATCTTCTGAAGTAACTTTTTCAAGGGAATTGTTTGTGAACGTATATAGTATTCATGAAGTTTTGTTATTGATTGAGAAAGAACATATAAGTAATGTCTGTAACATTATTGGCGTATAATATCTACAACATAATGTGAAATTAGTAATTTCACGTTTAGGTAAAAAAGCTTTGCCAGAATCATTTTGTTCTGAAGATGTCTAACTTCATCTTTGGGCTTATGTGGCCTAGTTGGATTTTCTTTGAAAGTGCTATTAAGTAGAACTATACACTTTTTCATTGAGATTTACCTAATAGCTTCCAACTGTAGCagaaagcagaagctccaaattGGAGATGCTTTTTGAGCCCAAAAGCTCTTTTCAGCTTTCCATCTAAGTGGAAGTCCACAATTTTTGTTTGCAAACGCCTAGCCATTGCTTCTCTTAGTGGGGAAGGTATTTCCAAGAGCTAGGACGGGCAGGCGTCTTTTGGAATGTGGAGCAAGTAAAATGATTATTGGTGTAATTTTGGCAATTTTACAGATTGTTGGGGATATTACGAAGGCAGATACACTCAGTCCCGAGTACTTTAAAGGGGTTAAGAAGGTCATAAATTCAGTTTCTGTTATTGTGGGTCCGAAGGAAGGTGATACTCCTGACAGGGACAAGTATAAGCAAGTATGTTGCATGCCTAACCTTTGCCAAATTTGTACTTCCAATATGCCATTCTTCTATCTATGTCGTACTTACCATTCTTCTATCTATGTCGTACTTACAAAAATGACCCTTTTGTTAGGAAGTTTTTCATAACACATAACTAACTTTTCCCATGAATAACTCCTCAATGTACGTTAAGGTTATTATCTAAGGACCTTCACATTTGAGGGGTGCATACAGATTTTAGGGCATGCATATAATTGAGATTTTGCACGGACTTGTATGTAAAGTTGCCTTTTGTTTTTTGACTCGGTCAGTGAGAGAAATAAGTTTTTCTACTCTGACAGGAAAACCTTCTCTTTTACAGGGAATCAAGTTCTTTGAACCTGAGGTATCAAATCGTCCTCCTGTATCAAGCTAGTATAGTTGTTCAGCAATATAGATTTCTACCAAGATTCATTTCATTGGAACTTTTGTGCATGGTTATCAATGCTAATGCAAGGTTTTTCTTACTCAGATAAAAGGAGATTCACCTGAAAAGGTGGAGTACATTGGAATGCAA
Protein-coding regions in this window:
- the LOC109718448 gene encoding G-type lectin S-receptor-like serine/threonine-protein kinase SD2-5, producing MEQVGGELVMSLGLVMKATRHSVMKHSREEIGPTFAAGFICPFPCDNSSFLFAVFILIATPSGRVVSANTTSPRIVWSANRGRPVRRNATLEFTIGGDVVLRDVDGTIVWSTNTSNRSVASLALAPSGNLVIFDSKNLSVWQSFDHPTDSLILGQPLKVGQRLTADAAPANSSKRIFHLSVLPDGLYASIESNPLQVYYKLQYNNKTKPTSGAISAIFLSGGLTIIDGNPPLPSLSTPAQYMRLEMDGHLRIYQWNGTVWKFISDALHLDDCAYPTVCGGYGICSNGQCSCPSGGSGGSSNNNPQFFNLINNREPNLGCTPATPLSCQSTQDHQLLPLVNVTYFDDYADRWSTDEQSCKNACLKNCSCQAAFFRYGFNSSNGSCHLPTEVFSLVSTRPEGVGQNFSAYLKVQVIHQSTSSRGKIVTGAAHGVLILLIVIIGAAIVILRRKKAAREDAEEDVFKGLPGLPRRFSYSQLKSATNGFSTKLGEGGFGPVYEGRFGDAKIAVKCLSDIKQGREEFLAEVKTIGSVHHINLVRLIGFCSDKSRQLLVYEFMSNGSLDKWIFHNKGNTAAAVLDWKTRLKIIVDISKGLSYLHEECSQKIVHLDIKPGNILLDEKFTAKISDFGLAKLIDRDQSHVMTRVRGTRGYIAPEWLTSTITEKADVYSFGVVVMEIVSGRKSIDSSQLEGSTHLINLLQNKIKAERLSDLVDGRSTDMQLCRFDVVEVIKLAIWCLQGEISKRPSMSQVVKVLEGSMDYETSKEYSKFMSSSPALSAWADIFDTSDPPSALQLSESRM